The following proteins are co-located in the Haloplanus sp. HW8-1 genome:
- a CDS encoding DUF63 family protein — MATVAERLGVEPARLWLGSVLTLLGALIAGSLAFPRAVYDGFVWHYFWGPVQADANAAVCAVREGGATRYLYDASACRAAAEPVAYPGYTLVSEVGYVVILLIALSGLVFLLRRLAVGSDRDLFFALIPFVFFGGALRVVEDATDTAGAESLVTYPLNTLIISPIIYFTVFAVTLFALLGSVALARRDVVERYTRPLAAAGVAVLAATLAFLLWSAVAPEGPGTFHPQVLVVTLAGATAAAGGTWWLIERYAPDVNAGTGRLGLVVIWGHAIDGVANVVGLDWMVALGAGPNLVPKHPINRAIVDITASTLPASVLAITGDTWPFLVVKLVAATLVVWLFDAEIFEESPQYTILLLIAILAVGLGPGTRDMLRATFGV, encoded by the coding sequence ATGGCCACCGTCGCGGAACGTCTCGGCGTCGAACCGGCTCGACTCTGGCTCGGCTCCGTGCTGACGCTGCTTGGCGCGCTGATCGCCGGGTCGCTCGCCTTCCCACGCGCCGTCTACGACGGCTTCGTCTGGCACTACTTCTGGGGACCGGTGCAGGCCGACGCCAACGCCGCCGTCTGTGCCGTCCGCGAGGGAGGCGCTACCCGCTATCTCTACGACGCGAGTGCGTGCCGGGCCGCGGCCGAACCCGTCGCCTACCCGGGATACACGCTCGTCTCGGAGGTTGGGTACGTCGTGATCCTGCTGATCGCGCTCTCCGGACTCGTCTTCCTACTGCGGCGACTCGCGGTCGGCTCCGACCGCGACCTCTTTTTCGCACTCATCCCTTTCGTTTTCTTCGGCGGGGCGCTCCGGGTGGTCGAAGACGCGACCGACACCGCCGGCGCCGAGAGTCTCGTCACCTACCCGCTGAACACGCTCATCATCAGTCCAATCATCTACTTCACCGTCTTCGCGGTGACGCTATTCGCGCTCCTCGGGAGTGTAGCCCTGGCGCGCCGCGACGTCGTCGAACGATACACCCGCCCGCTGGCCGCCGCCGGCGTCGCCGTCCTCGCCGCAACGCTTGCCTTCCTCCTCTGGAGCGCCGTCGCGCCCGAGGGCCCGGGGACCTTCCACCCCCAGGTGCTCGTGGTCACCCTGGCGGGCGCGACGGCGGCGGCCGGCGGGACCTGGTGGCTGATCGAGCGATACGCCCCCGACGTCAACGCGGGTACCGGTCGCCTCGGCCTCGTCGTCATCTGGGGACACGCCATCGACGGCGTCGCGAACGTCGTCGGCCTGGACTGGATGGTCGCACTCGGCGCCGGCCCCAACCTGGTTCCCAAGCATCCGATCAACCGCGCCATCGTCGACATCACCGCCTCGACCCTTCCGGCGTCCGTCCTCGCGATCACCGGCGACACCTGGCCTTTCCTCGTCGTGAAACTCGTCGCCGCGACGCTCGTCGTCTGGCTGTTCGACGCCGAGATCTTCGAGGAGAGCCCGCAGTACACCATCCTGTTGCTGATCGCCATCCTCGCGGTGGGGCTGGGTCCCGGCACCCGCGACATGCTCCGGGCGACGTTCGGCGTGTAG
- a CDS encoding ABC transporter permease, producing MATGSHSNRSGTGTFGFDWLSVALVLGGVLLLYYVVPLVSLFLSVPAGEILARMNNPTVVDSARTSLLSASISTVIATLFGLPLAYWLARTDGAVTKVVLAVVVLPLVLPPTVGGIVLLTVFGPSSPLGEAAVAAGFPLTRSLAGVVLAQTFVASPFVVVTAKAAFESVDQTLEYASRSLGKSRWTTARNVTLPLAGPGILAGITLAFARAIGEFGATMMLAYYPRTMPVQIWVAFIELGLDNAYPVAILLVLIAAAALLILNTVASNPWE from the coding sequence ATGGCGACAGGTTCACACTCGAATCGATCGGGAACGGGGACGTTCGGGTTCGACTGGCTCAGCGTTGCGCTCGTCCTCGGGGGCGTGCTACTCCTGTATTACGTGGTGCCCCTAGTGTCGCTGTTTCTCTCGGTACCGGCCGGAGAGATTCTTGCTCGGATGAACAATCCGACCGTCGTGGATTCGGCGAGGACGTCGCTCCTGTCGGCGTCGATTAGCACAGTCATCGCCACCCTGTTCGGCTTGCCACTCGCGTACTGGCTCGCACGCACCGACGGGGCTGTAACGAAGGTAGTTCTCGCAGTCGTGGTCCTCCCGTTGGTGCTCCCCCCGACGGTCGGCGGAATCGTGTTGCTCACTGTCTTCGGCCCCAGCTCGCCGCTCGGTGAAGCCGCGGTTGCTGCCGGGTTTCCACTCACACGGTCGCTCGCTGGAGTTGTACTGGCCCAGACATTCGTGGCGTCGCCGTTCGTGGTCGTCACCGCGAAAGCGGCGTTCGAGAGCGTCGATCAGACGCTCGAATACGCCTCTCGCTCGCTCGGGAAGAGTCGATGGACGACCGCCCGTAATGTAACGCTGCCACTTGCTGGTCCAGGGATTCTTGCTGGCATAACGCTTGCCTTCGCACGAGCGATCGGTGAGTTCGGCGCGACGATGATGCTGGCGTACTATCCACGGACGATGCCGGTTCAGATCTGGGTGGCGTTTATCGAACTCGGCCTGGATAACGCCTATCCGGTGGCGATACTGTTAGTATTGATCGCTGCCGCGGCCCTGTTGATTCTCAATACCGTTGCCTCGAATCCATGGGAATGA
- a CDS encoding DUF4013 domain-containing protein, producing the protein MAIDLERLVRYPMAGDDWAKTLLVGGLLTALSVLIVPAILLYGYLLRVLRDGMVEGTAPPAFDDWWTLLRDGVVAVLLVLVYQFVPLLVAALTVGGAVLALLTGSEIGVGVGLFGLLAGLALSAVLALAFGYVTPIGIANYAREGTVGAAFDVAVLRAVALDGAYAVPWLYGVALLLAASVVAGLLGFVPVVGVFVGFYAQVAAAWVWGKGFADAMGPDESVADFERGADSTSTT; encoded by the coding sequence ATGGCCATCGACCTCGAACGGCTCGTCCGCTATCCGATGGCCGGCGACGACTGGGCGAAGACACTCCTCGTCGGCGGCCTGTTGACGGCGCTGTCGGTACTGATCGTCCCCGCCATCCTCCTGTACGGCTACCTCCTCCGTGTCCTTCGGGACGGGATGGTCGAGGGAACGGCGCCGCCCGCCTTCGACGACTGGTGGACGCTCCTTCGTGACGGGGTCGTCGCCGTCCTCCTCGTCCTCGTCTACCAGTTCGTCCCCTTGCTCGTGGCGGCGCTGACGGTCGGCGGGGCGGTGCTCGCTCTCCTCACGGGCTCGGAGATCGGCGTGGGCGTCGGGCTGTTCGGACTGCTCGCAGGGCTCGCGCTCTCGGCGGTCCTCGCCCTGGCCTTCGGCTACGTCACGCCGATCGGCATCGCCAACTACGCCCGCGAGGGGACGGTCGGCGCAGCGTTCGACGTCGCGGTGCTTCGGGCCGTCGCCCTCGACGGCGCCTACGCCGTCCCGTGGCTCTACGGGGTCGCCCTCCTCCTCGCGGCGAGCGTCGTGGCGGGACTCCTCGGGTTCGTTCCCGTCGTCGGCGTGTTCGTCGGCTTCTACGCCCAGGTCGCTGCGGCCTGGGTCTGGGGGAAGGGCTTCGCCGACGCGATGGGTCCCGACGAAAGCGTTGCGGACTTTGAACGAGGGGCGGACTCGACGTCGACCACCTGA
- a CDS encoding glutaredoxin family protein, translating into MSITLYALDGCPHCETVHDALTATDVEYETVWVEALHSDRNEVKRISGQRAVPVLVDDDHGVTMAESDNILQYVERTLA; encoded by the coding sequence ATGTCGATCACGCTCTACGCGTTGGACGGCTGCCCCCACTGCGAGACGGTCCACGACGCGCTCACGGCCACCGACGTCGAGTACGAGACGGTCTGGGTGGAGGCGCTCCACTCCGATCGAAACGAGGTCAAACGGATCAGCGGCCAACGGGCCGTTCCCGTACTCGTCGACGACGACCACGGCGTCACCATGGCGGAGAGCGACAACATCCTGCAGTACGTGGAGCGGACCCTCGCATGA
- a CDS encoding extracellular solute-binding protein, translating to MTDGSLTARRRFLLTAGTAAVAGIAGCTSGSSRDSSRSTTVAILAAGSLQNALANGLKPAVDVPVEIEAHGSATVARMIDEGQRDPDIVSVADVALFEEPLSPSWHSVFTSNSVVIAYNPDTDGGARLANAGTESWYEPMVNGNVNIGRTDPDQDPLGYRTLFMLKLASRYYEDTSSLREQILQQDQIYPETSLISQFETGSIDAAIAYRNMAVERDYEYIELPDQIDLSNPQYAEDWYSTTSYTLPSGQEIQGGLISYGSTIRHMSDAAVSVFDIHTTGSYLEEHGFLLRDQFPSYTGDVPQRVRQATDQSSENQSRLGGSNQALSSTVSDITVLV from the coding sequence ATGACTGATGGATCTCTTACTGCGCGACGACGGTTTCTTCTGACTGCTGGCACGGCGGCCGTCGCTGGTATTGCGGGCTGTACAAGTGGAAGCAGTCGAGATAGTAGCCGATCGACGACGGTTGCCATCCTCGCAGCTGGCAGCCTCCAGAACGCACTAGCTAACGGACTCAAGCCTGCTGTGGATGTCCCGGTTGAAATTGAGGCACACGGCTCTGCAACCGTCGCTCGGATGATCGATGAAGGGCAACGCGATCCCGATATCGTCTCAGTCGCCGACGTGGCGCTCTTTGAAGAGCCACTCTCACCGTCGTGGCATTCCGTGTTTACCAGCAACTCAGTCGTCATCGCGTATAATCCAGATACAGATGGTGGGGCGCGCCTGGCCAACGCCGGAACCGAGAGTTGGTACGAACCAATGGTCAACGGGAACGTGAACATCGGGCGAACCGACCCCGATCAAGACCCGCTTGGATATCGTACACTCTTCATGCTCAAACTCGCCTCACGCTACTACGAGGATACATCGAGTCTCAGAGAACAGATCCTCCAACAAGATCAGATCTATCCCGAAACATCGTTGATCAGTCAATTCGAGACTGGTTCCATCGACGCCGCAATCGCCTACCGCAACATGGCTGTCGAACGCGATTACGAGTACATCGAGTTGCCGGACCAGATCGATCTGAGTAATCCACAGTATGCCGAGGATTGGTACTCAACAACCTCGTACACACTGCCGAGCGGCCAGGAAATCCAGGGCGGGCTCATCAGTTACGGCTCGACCATTCGGCACATGAGCGACGCTGCCGTTTCCGTGTTCGACATCCATACGACCGGGAGTTATCTCGAAGAGCACGGATTCCTCCTGCGCGATCAATTCCCTTCCTATACGGGTGACGTACCCCAGCGTGTCAGACAGGCAACCGACCAATCCAGCGAAAATCAATCCCGGCTCGGCGGATCCAACCAAGCATTATCGTCGACGGTCTCGGACATCACTGTCCTGGTTTGA
- a CDS encoding Tfx family DNA-binding protein: protein MASAESTILTERQVEVLELREQGQTQQEVADQLGTTDSNISAIERAAEQNIEKARRTLELVRTIRSPIQFSVSPGTSFDKLVASVYSHADEAGITIAYCRPELYTHLYGVLEERTSQNELKTTIDVGITNEGEVRVFIEDF, encoded by the coding sequence ATGGCCTCTGCAGAATCGACGATATTGACTGAGCGGCAGGTGGAAGTGCTCGAACTCCGAGAGCAAGGGCAGACACAGCAGGAAGTTGCGGACCAACTGGGGACAACTGACTCGAATATCAGTGCTATCGAACGAGCGGCAGAACAGAACATCGAAAAGGCTCGTCGAACATTAGAACTCGTCCGGACGATTCGGTCGCCGATCCAGTTTTCCGTCTCTCCGGGGACAAGTTTCGATAAGTTGGTTGCCAGCGTCTATTCACACGCAGACGAAGCTGGCATCACAATCGCATATTGTCGCCCGGAACTCTATACACATCTTTATGGGGTTCTCGAAGAGCGGACGAGCCAGAACGAACTGAAGACAACTATTGATGTCGGCATTACCAACGAAGGTGAGGTGAGAGTCTTCATCGAAGACTTCTGA
- a CDS encoding ABC transporter ATP-binding protein, which produces MTLELSRLHKVYGQFDFGPVNLTVEEEVLAVLGPSGSGKTTFLSLIAGITGPDSGSIQLDGRELVGLPPEDRHVGMVFQEGALFPHMTARKNIEYAATASHCVDELATLLELEDVLNRKPPTLSGGERQRVALARTLATDPDVLLLDEPLSSLDAPIRKRLRDELHSLFESLEIPILYVTHDQRTATALGDRIAIVRDGDLEQVGSPSTVLTRPTNRFVARFTGNENLFDGTVINQTTDGATVRLGDIQCRTTASDIHTSTVTVCIHPSRVEIEAPYIANGDRTENTVTGTVTRWLNEGSEYRIEIEIEAGSITLTANVRPPTFERLALENGSEVQVVIPQDSIHLIPGRE; this is translated from the coding sequence ATGACACTCGAACTCTCTCGACTTCACAAAGTCTACGGCCAGTTCGACTTCGGCCCGGTGAACCTGACGGTCGAGGAAGAAGTACTCGCCGTCTTGGGACCGTCTGGCAGTGGAAAGACGACGTTCCTCTCGCTAATCGCCGGGATCACCGGTCCCGATTCGGGATCGATTCAACTGGATGGGCGAGAACTGGTGGGCTTACCGCCCGAAGATCGACACGTGGGGATGGTCTTCCAGGAGGGGGCGCTCTTCCCACACATGACCGCCCGGAAAAACATCGAGTACGCGGCCACAGCCAGCCATTGCGTCGACGAACTCGCGACGCTTCTCGAATTAGAGGACGTGCTCAATAGAAAGCCTCCGACCCTCTCCGGTGGAGAACGACAACGAGTGGCACTCGCACGAACGTTGGCGACTGACCCGGACGTGCTACTCCTCGACGAGCCGTTGTCGAGTCTCGACGCGCCGATTCGGAAACGGCTTCGAGATGAACTGCACAGTCTGTTCGAATCGCTCGAAATTCCGATTCTCTACGTCACGCATGACCAGCGGACGGCAACGGCACTCGGTGATCGAATCGCTATCGTTCGGGATGGTGACCTCGAACAAGTAGGCTCGCCGTCGACGGTGCTCACTCGACCGACGAACCGATTTGTCGCCCGTTTTACCGGGAACGAGAACCTCTTTGATGGGACGGTGATCAACCAAACAACAGACGGAGCAACGGTTCGGCTCGGTGATATCCAGTGCCGAACGACCGCGTCAGATATCCATACGTCGACGGTGACGGTCTGTATTCATCCATCGCGGGTAGAAATCGAAGCCCCCTACATTGCCAACGGTGACCGAACGGAAAATACGGTCACGGGAACAGTTACTCGCTGGTTGAATGAGGGGAGCGAATACCGGATCGAGATCGAAATCGAAGCGGGGTCGATCACTCTCACGGCGAATGTTCGTCCGCCGACGTTCGAACGACTAGCGCTTGAGAATGGCTCAGAGGTACAAGTAGTGATTCCACAAGATTCGATACATCTGATCCCGGGGCGTGAATAG
- a CDS encoding CBS domain-containing protein translates to MTDTLVTDAMTTPMLTLDAETSVDEAARGMLEAGVKSLVVVGDACRPEGIFTSTDALQVVADGRAADEATVEEYMTTTVETAGPDDPLSAVARRMVETNISHLPVTDADGNGVGILTTTDLTEALSATGQSAGSG, encoded by the coding sequence ATGACAGACACGCTGGTCACGGACGCGATGACCACGCCGATGCTCACGCTGGACGCGGAGACGTCCGTCGACGAGGCGGCGCGGGGGATGCTCGAAGCGGGCGTCAAATCCCTCGTCGTCGTCGGGGACGCCTGTCGTCCGGAGGGGATCTTCACCTCGACGGACGCCCTGCAGGTCGTGGCAGACGGCCGGGCGGCGGACGAAGCGACCGTCGAGGAGTACATGACGACGACGGTGGAGACGGCAGGTCCCGACGATCCGCTCTCGGCCGTCGCCAGGCGGATGGTCGAGACGAACATCAGCCACCTGCCCGTGACCGACGCCGACGGCAACGGGGTGGGGATCCTGACGACGACGGACCTGACCGAGGCGCTGTCGGCGACGGGCCAGTCCGCCGGGTCGGGGTAG
- the gcvT gene encoding glycine cleavage system aminomethyltransferase GcvT has protein sequence MGLRKPPLRETHAAAGASFTEFGGWEMPVEFDSIRTEHAAVRESAGLFDVSHMGEIEVAGPDAPVLMNRLTTNDVGELDPGDTQYACITDEEGIIVDDTVVFRFPDDGADPRYLFVPNAGHDAEMYDRWVEHRDEWNLDASVRNTTEEWAMLALQGPDAPDLAAAATDGSTRDVDRFGAAFLDVAGVRSFVSRTGYTGEDGFEFLCPWDEAETVWEAFDCQPCGLGARDTLRLEMGFLLSGQDFDPEEEPRTPYEAGVGWTVDLDTEFVGRDALERVDREGADERFRGVKLLERGVPRHGYEVVDADGDHLGHLTSGTMSPTLGEPIGLGYLSTDEAPPGTRVRVLVRGEPKQANVVSPPFLDR, from the coding sequence ATGGGCCTACGGAAGCCACCCCTGCGGGAGACACACGCCGCGGCGGGTGCGTCGTTCACCGAATTCGGCGGCTGGGAGATGCCGGTGGAGTTCGACTCCATCCGGACCGAACACGCGGCAGTCCGGGAGTCGGCGGGACTCTTCGACGTCTCGCACATGGGCGAGATCGAGGTGGCCGGCCCCGACGCGCCGGTGCTGATGAATCGACTGACCACCAACGACGTGGGCGAACTCGATCCGGGCGACACCCAGTACGCGTGTATCACCGACGAGGAGGGCATCATCGTCGACGACACGGTGGTGTTCCGGTTCCCGGACGACGGGGCTGATCCCCGATATCTGTTCGTCCCGAACGCGGGCCACGACGCCGAGATGTACGACCGCTGGGTCGAACATCGCGACGAGTGGAACCTCGACGCGTCGGTCCGAAACACCACCGAGGAGTGGGCGATGCTAGCCCTCCAAGGGCCGGACGCCCCGGATCTCGCCGCCGCGGCGACGGACGGCAGCACGCGGGACGTCGACCGGTTCGGCGCCGCCTTCCTCGACGTCGCCGGCGTTCGGTCGTTCGTCTCACGAACCGGATACACCGGTGAAGACGGCTTCGAGTTCCTCTGTCCGTGGGACGAGGCCGAGACGGTGTGGGAGGCGTTCGACTGCCAGCCCTGCGGTCTCGGTGCCCGCGACACGCTCCGCCTGGAGATGGGCTTTCTCCTCTCGGGGCAGGACTTCGACCCCGAGGAGGAACCCCGAACGCCGTACGAGGCCGGCGTCGGCTGGACGGTCGACCTCGACACGGAGTTCGTGGGTCGGGACGCCCTCGAACGTGTCGACCGTGAGGGCGCCGACGAGCGGTTCCGCGGGGTGAAGTTGCTCGAACGGGGCGTCCCGCGGCACGGCTACGAGGTCGTCGACGCCGACGGCGACCACCTCGGACACCTCACCAGCGGCACGATGAGTCCGACCCTCGGCGAACCCATCGGTCTCGGCTACCTCTCGACCGACGAGGCACCCCCGGGGACCCGGGTTCGGGTCCTCGTCCGGGGCGAACCGAAGCAGGCAAACGTAGTGAGTCCCCCATTCCTCGACAGATGA
- the gcvH gene encoding glycine cleavage system protein GcvH: MSFNVPADRRYLESHEWTTTDGDSVRIGITDFAQDELGDVVFVELPAVGDEVTADEEFGVVESIKAVSDLLSPVSGTVTDVNEELFDAPERLNQDPYGDGWMLEVEPSSDEEFDDLLTAEEYREQIE, translated from the coding sequence ATGAGCTTCAACGTACCCGCGGATCGACGGTATCTGGAATCGCACGAGTGGACGACGACCGACGGCGACAGCGTTCGGATCGGTATCACCGACTTCGCACAGGACGAACTCGGCGACGTGGTGTTCGTCGAACTCCCCGCGGTCGGCGACGAGGTGACCGCCGACGAGGAGTTCGGCGTCGTCGAGAGCATCAAGGCCGTCTCGGATCTGCTCTCGCCCGTCTCGGGCACCGTCACCGACGTCAACGAGGAACTGTTCGACGCGCCGGAACGCCTCAATCAGGACCCGTACGGCGACGGCTGGATGCTCGAGGTCGAACCGAGTTCGGACGAGGAGTTCGACGACCTGCTGACCGCCGAGGAGTACCGCGAACAGATCGAATAG
- a CDS encoding cob(I)yrinic acid a,c-diamide adenosyltransferase produces MKIYTGRGDEGMTDLRDMSRVSKTSPRIEAYGTVDEANALIGTTRPTGYDDVDDRLERVQNHLHVVQADFANPDPDDDDPVVREAHVDELEDWIDEADAELEPLESFVLPTGSEAGAALHHARTVVRRAERRAVDLAGTDPVNAEAIAYLNRLSDALFTFARLVNRRDGVREDRPTY; encoded by the coding sequence ATGAAGATCTACACCGGTCGCGGCGACGAGGGCATGACCGACCTGCGGGACATGTCCCGCGTCTCCAAGACGAGTCCGCGCATCGAGGCCTACGGCACCGTCGACGAGGCCAACGCCCTCATCGGGACGACCCGTCCGACGGGATACGACGACGTCGACGACCGCCTCGAACGGGTGCAGAACCACCTCCACGTCGTGCAGGCGGACTTCGCCAACCCCGATCCGGACGACGACGACCCCGTCGTCCGCGAGGCCCACGTCGACGAACTAGAAGACTGGATCGACGAGGCCGACGCGGAACTCGAACCGCTGGAGTCGTTCGTTCTCCCGACCGGGAGCGAGGCCGGCGCCGCACTCCACCACGCCAGAACCGTCGTCCGCCGGGCGGAGCGACGGGCGGTCGACCTCGCGGGCACCGATCCGGTAAACGCCGAGGCCATCGCCTACCTGAACCGCCTCTCGGACGCCCTCTTCACCTTCGCCCGTCTGGTCAACCGCCGCGACGGCGTCCGCGAGGATCGCCCGACGTACTGA